GGGTTTTTTCGTGTCTACTAAAGCTCAGTCTTCACATACATTGGTTATCGGCCTCATGTTATTTGCTCTTTTTTTTGGAGCAGGCAACTTAATCTTTCCAGCAATGCTCGGACAAACTGCAGGAACCAACGTCTGGATTGCGACAGCCGGTTTCTTGATTACTGGAGTCGGTGTACCGCTGCTCGGTGTTTTTGCTTTCGGAATTTCCGGCAGCGACGACCTCCGGGCGATGGGAAATCGTGTACACCCTTGGTTCAGTTCTCTTTATAGTTTTGTTCTTTATTTAGCAATCGGTCCTCTTTTTGCTTTGCCAAGAGCAGGAAGTGTTTCTTTTGAGATCGGTGTTAAGCCCTTTTTGCCAGAGGACAGCGGTCATTTGCCGCTTCTCATCTTCACGGTCGTCTTTTTCAGTATCACATGTGCCCTTTCACTTAATCCTTCAAAGATCGTTGATATCGTAGGTAAGATTTTAACGCCGCTTAAGCTTTCGTTCATCGGAGTGTTAGTAGCCGCTGCTTTCATTCATCCGATCGGTCCGATTCAGGCGCCTACGAAGGAATTTGTTCAAAACTCCTTCTTTAAAGGATTTCAGGAAGGCTACCTGACGATGGACACATTGGCTGCCTTCGTTTTTGGTATTATCATCATCAATGCCATCAAAGAAAAAAGAGGCAGCGATAAAAAAGTCATCGCAAGAACTTGTGCAAAGGCAGCTACCATTGCAGCTGCTGTATTGGCAATCGTGTACACTTCCCTATCGTACATGGGAGCTTCCAGTGTTTCTGAACTTGGCCATTTAAGCAATGGCGGAGAAGTTTTATCAGCTGTAGCCAATTACTATTTTGGCTCTCTCGGGAATGTTTTTCTAGGACTCATGATCACAGTAGCATGTCTGACAACCAGTGTTGGATTAGTTACAGCATGTTCCTCTTATTTTCACAGTGTTTTTCCGAAAATCTCATACAAAGCATTGGCTGTTATTCTTTCCGCTTTCAGTGCATTAACCGCAAATCTCGGGTTGAACGAGCTAATCGCCATCTCAGTTCCTGTGCTGACAGCGATCTATCCGCTGGCCATCATGCTTATTTTCTTAAGCTTCGCACACAACCTCTTTAAAGGGCGTTCAGAAGTGTATCAAGGAAGCTTGCTGTTTACCTTTATCGTTAGTCTATTTGATGGATTAAATGCAGCTAACCTATCTATAGATGGTGTGAATTCCTTTTTCTCAAGCATCCTCCCTCTTTATGACACAGGGCTTGGATGGATTCTGCCGGCAATCGTTGGAGCTCTCCTAGGCTATGCTGTTAGTCTTGTAAGATCGAATGGTACGGTTCTTCATACTGATAAAGAAACCAGAAAAGTTTCATAACCAAATTAGATATAAAAAAGCTGAATGAGCAGTCTCATTCAGCTTTTTCGTGTTCATTTCACCGGTCGGGTGCATCTTCAACATAATCAGAGGTCGTAAAAGCCCCGGCTGGAGGTGCCTGATTTTGATGGGATGATTGCCCGCTCCCGCCGTTTAAATAGGCATTCGTTGAAGCTACCCATGTTCCATATTCACCCCCCAGCATAGATGTCGGCTTCATGTAAAGACGCCCGTTGATCAGATAATGGCGTGTGGAAATCGAGGGGTCATCATAAATGAACAGATTGCCTGAAAAGGTGGCATATGGTGAATCAAAAGAGATCTGTCTTGTATTTTCGGTCCAATATCCCTGAATTGGAATCGGAGCTCCCCGAAAATTGAGGGTGCCCATTATTTTATTGTTTTCTATGGAGTTGAGGACGACCGTTCCCCAGATGAGCGGCCTGCCGCCGACATCTGCACTGATTCCCCATCTCGATGGAACTGGTAAGGTTATCATTGCTGCTTGCTCCCCTTTATGTTCAAGAAATTCAGCTTTCTTGCCAGTATATGTGCGGCCTGGGGGAATGCTCACCAACTGAATCGTGTATTACTTCTGACTAATCAGCAGCTCTCCTGAACCCATGATGACGCTTCGGCCGCCAATTTTAACTTCCTCATACTCCCTTTCTTTGCGAATCGTAATATCAATGATGCTTGGTCTTTCCATTTCAAATCCCTGTTCACTTCGAATACGATAAACTCCTTGTTGATTCTGGGCAATGTCCGTATGCTCAACAATATAGGCACCTAATGGACCGCTTGCTGCGCCTGTCGCAGGATCTTCAGGTATCCCCATCGCAGGTGCAAACATCCGGCTGTGTACAGTGGAATCCTTCATTTCTGTTTCCGCTGTAAACGTGAAAATGTGTTTCGTAGAAGGGCTTTGTCTAAAATACTTCTCCCAAATGTCTGTCCGGAAGCTGATTCTTTTCATCGCATCAAGGGAACGAACAGGAATGAATAAGAATGGTACTGCGGTTGATACCGTCCGGATTGGAAGCTCATCCGGCAAATCTTCCGGGGAAAGAGAAAGCAATTCTGCCGCCAATGTTCTGTCTTCAAAATATTCCCCGAATAGTGGCATCGGCTGATTCATTTCAACGTTTAATACACATCCATTCTCCATATAAACCGTAACAGGAATATCTCCAACACCTTCTTCAAAAATCCACTCATTCTTACCTTCAGAAGCCTCAAGCAAACCCTTATGAGCCATCACATAGCCTGCGCCAAGGGTCGGGTGTCCAGCCATCGGGAGCTCCACATCCGGTGTGAAAATGCGCAGCTTTTTATCGTTTGCAGGATTGCTTGGAGACTGAACAAATACCGTTTCCGATAGATTCAGTTCTCTCGCTATTTTTTGCATCATTTCTGTCGTTAAGCCGGTATCATCCTGAAAAACAGCCAGTTGATTTCCGCTGAAAGGCTGGTTGGTAAATACGTCTACAAGCGTATACGTTAAAGGTTTCATCTTTTTCCTCCTCAAGTGTTCTTGCTCTCATCATATGACGGCAGTTAACATTAATCAAATGAATGTTTATAATATAAATCATGAAAAATATTAATGCATTGAGGTGTGATCTGTATGACATTGCTTCAATATCAGGTTTTAAAAACGGTTGTAGAGACAGAAAGTTTTACAAGAGCAGGAGAAAAGCTGGGGCTTACCCAATCGGCGGTCAGCCATGCTATCCGGGGATTAGAAACAGAACTGGAATTAACGCTGATGAACAGAGGGCGCAGCGGCATAACGTTAACGAGCGAAGGAAAAAGGATGATGGAATACATCCAGGAGATTCTGGATTTGTCAGAACGAATGAAACAAGAAGCAGGTCTGCTGAACGGTTTAAAAATCGGAACGATCCGCATCGGTACATTTCCAAGCGTATCTGCTAGTCTTTTGCCTTCTATCTTAAAGCAGTTTCATCAAGCCTTTCCGGGGATTCAAACAGAAATATACGAAGGGGGATACGAGGAAATCAAACAAATGATCACTTCAGGAAAGATTGATATCGGTTTTCTGACATCTTCAACCTCAGAGAGCCTTGATTTTATCCCTCTTATGGAGGATCACCTTTATATCCTCCTCCCTGACAGCCACGAACTGAAAAGGAGGAAAAGGATCAGCATCCATGAAATCAGCGATGAACCTTTTATCATGCCCAAAGCAGGCTGTGATGAGTTGATCAAGGGGCTTTTTAAAGAGAACAAAATCCTGCCCCAGATATTTTGCGAAATTGCAGATAACCAAACGATTATGGCTATGGTGGCAAAGGAATTGGGAGTAAGCATCGTCCCTGAACTGGTTTTGCAGGGCGATACAAGAAAAAATGTTGCTGCAGTTACTATGAAAGAAAACTGTTACCGGACGATCGGCTTAGCCGTCAACTCTCTCGAACGGTGTTCTCCGGCTGCAGAAGCTTTTATTGAACTGGCAAAAAAATCTTTCATAAATAACTGAGTTTTTACTGTGATTCATGAAGCAATTTTTTAATGACCGGGACAGGATCATGCATCATTATTGCAGCCGTAAGCTCTCCGGCGAAGGAGAGCTTATTTTGCTGCGATCAAGTTTTGCACGGCACTATCCAGAGATTGATCCGCCTGGAGCAAGCATTCTTTTTTGTTTTGAAGGGTCTTTTCCATATTGAAAAGATCTTCCTCACGCTCCGCAATCATCCGCTTTACTTCGTCCGGATTAGGTCCGCCCTGAATCTTGCGGCGTTTGACGAATTCACGTGGACAGACGATTCCCTTCCATTCTTCTTCTGTCAAGGCTGCAGGATAAATGCTGCTGATCCATTCGTTCGCTGCTTCCACCTCAATTTCGTTCAATTCTTTTCCTGCTGATGTACACTGTTTCGCAACGGCGCTCGCAATCTGGTGCGCTTTTCGGAACGGGACACCTTTATCTCGAACCAGCACATCTGAAAGTTCTGTAATCGTGATGCATGATTGGTTCGCACGCTTGCCGATCTTTTCTGCATCGACCTCCATCGTCCGGATGACGGCATGCATGAGCTGCAATACCCGTGATGCCTTCTCATAGCTTCGATACAGATGAGGCTGCAGGTCGTCTTCCGTGTCCACGATGTCACCAAACGGCGTGTTATGGATCATTTGTATTGCTGACATCGCTTCACCGGCTGCTGAGCTGGCAAGGGATCTGGAATGTTCGATCGACACTGGATTCCGCTTTTGCGGCATGATGCTGCTGATCTGTACGTATGGATCGGCCACACGTATGACCCCGAACTCACGGGTCGCCTGTAGAAGCAGGTCCTGGATCCAGCGGCCGGCGTTGATCATGAGCGTCATGACTGCTGTCGCCGTCTCGAGCAAATAGTCTCCGCCAGCAATGGCATCATAGGAGTTCTCTACAATACTACCGAACCCTAAAAGTTCTCGGACCCGGTCGCGGCTGATTGGAAAGCTTGTCGTGGAAAGGGCAGCGGCGCCCAGAGGTGAACGGTTGACTCCTTCATACGCGGACCATAGGCGCTGGATGTCCCTTATGACGACATCATAGATGGCCAGCAGATAGTGGCCGAGCGTAGTCGGCTGAGCCGGCTGTGTATGGGTATAGGCGGTCATGACCGTTCCGGCATGTTCCTTCGCCTGCTCCAGGAGGGCCTCGCCGAGCAACAGTGCATTTTGAATAAGTGTAAGTATATGACTCCTCAGAACAAGGCGGTACATCGCCACTCCCATATCATTACGGCTCCTCGCGATATGGACCTTTCCTGCAAGGTCTGCACCTATTTCTTCCGCAAGCCGGCTTTCCATCATAAAAAATAAATCTTCATAAAGAGGATCATAATTCAGCTTGCGGAAATCGATCTGCCGCACCTTTTCCACACCGGCAAGAATGGTCCCCGCTTCATCCCTCGCCAAAATGTTCTGCTCAGCCAGCATGACCACATGCGCCCTGTGGATCGCGAACATTTCCGCAAACAAATAATCTCGCTGATCATTAAAAACGTGCCTCAGGAGATGTTCCTCATAGGTCTTGCCGGGGAACGAGCTGCCATCTTCGTGGATGAATTCATCCCTAGTTTTCACTTTTTTTCCTCCTTGTTTTTAGAGAGAGCGTTCGATCAAGTTGATACACTATCTTATGAAGCAGAAGAATGATGGGTTATGAAGACAAAAGCACCTCCCGCATGTAAACAAGCAGGAGGTGCTGAATTTCTATCTATACTATAGCCTCTTCGGAGCCAATTCCACTGCCTGGCGGAGGGCTTCGGTCATGCTTTTTTCGTCGGCAATACCTTTACCTGCAATGTCGAACGCAGTTCCGTGGTCCACGCTCGTCCGAATAATAGGCAATCCGACTGTGATATTTACGCCTGCATCCAGTCCCAATACTTTGACCGGTCCATGGCCCTGATCGTGATACATGGCGACGACAATATCAAAATCACCGCGGACCGTGCGGAAAAATAGTGTGTCAGCAGGAAGGGGGCCAACGACATTAACGCCTTCTTTTTGTGCTCTTTGCACCCCCGGTATTACTTTCTCATCTTCCTCACCGTATCCGAACAGACCGTTTTCCCCAGCATGCGGATTAATTCCGCAGACTGCGATCTTTGGCGACTCAATTCCTGATTTCTTCAACGTCTCATCTGCAAGTTTAATAACACGATAGACCCGCTCAGGATTAATCATTTTTACGGCATCAATGATACCGACATGAGTGGTAACATGAATGACTTTTAAATTAGGAGCCGAAAGCATCATGGAAAACTCATCTGTTCCCGTCAGCTCGGCCAATATTTCAGTATGGCCCGGGTACTTATGTCCACCTTTATGCAATGCTTCTTTGTTTAAAGGCGCAGTACAAATCGCATCAATCTTTCCTTTATTGGCAAGGTCAATTGCCTTGCTTAAATATTCAAAAGCGGCATGACCAGCAATAGGCGAAACCTGCCCAACCGGCAGATCTTCAGGGACCAGATCTAAATTAAGTGTGTATACCGTACCATACTCAAATTCAAGATGATCTAACTCTTCTTCTGTAATATTTTGAATCGCAAGGCCACTGTTTACGTAGCTCTTGGCCCGCTCAAGAATTTTGCTGTCCCCGATAACGAAAGGACGGCAAAGATCGTATATTTCTTGGCTCGCGAGGCTTTTTAAGATAATCTCCGGACCAACACCTGCCGCATCTCCCATTGTAATCCCGACAATACTTTTATTTTGATTCATGCTCTAACACCTCTCCTGTCATATGGTTCAACGCATGGACTAAAGAATCTTCATTGCCGAATCCCCCGGCCTTTGTAACCGCCAAAAACGAGCGTTGGATGTCGCTTAGTATTCCTAGAGGAAGACCCGGTTCCAGCTCAGACCACAGTTCCATTTGTGTCATTCCAACCTCTGAACATACCGCCTTAGCGGTGTCTCCACCAGTAAGCACCAAGCCTGCAATTTCAGGAAACTGATCAAGCAAAGACCGGGCTATGATTCCAAGCTCCCTTGATATCATTTCCCCCACCTGATTTTTATGCAAGCCCAAGTCCCTGCCAAGCTCATGAGCTGCTGCTCGGTTTTCATCTGAACCATCTACATAAAGGACAAGATGGCGCATACCCTGGGCCTGATTTATTAGTTGAATCAGATGCTGCAGATCATAGGTTTTTTTCATTAGATCAGCCGGTTTCATTTCAATCATAAGAGAGTCCGGCATTGTACTCACCTTCGCCAGCTGAATTTTCGTCGTCATTGATAAGCTCGCTGATACAGTAAGGGTTTGTCTTATTACTGCCTTTTCCTTTTTCAATGGTTTTGGTACTTCGAGCTTCAGAGCAGCCGGCAGGTACTCGATGAGGCCCGCTGACCCCGCCCATAAGGTTCTTTTATTTAATGAGGCAAAAATTTGAGCAGCTTTTTCTAGATGTTCTTCCTTTTCGGCATCGCAAACAAACCACTTTTTCCCTTCATCCATATCTTCAAGAACGTTTGCTAAAATCTCTTTCCTGGAACGAGACAGCAATTGGCTGTCTATTGTGCTGATTTTATGTTCAGCGTACTTCGTCAAAAGAGCAGGGATTCCGCTTTCTGTTACAGGCGTTTTTGGATCTTGCCCAAATTCTGTCTGGTCTACAAGTGTACCGCCAACATATTGGAAGCCATTGATCGTCTGCCTGCCCAATTTGGGGTAGGCTGCTGAAATAACGACGATCTCTGGTTCAATCGCATCACTCACAGCGGCCAGTTCTGCACCGACATTTCCACGGAGGGTGGAATCCATTTTTTTATAAACATGTACATCAGTCAGGTTCTTCACATGCAATGAAGCTTGATAAACACGTTGATACGCTTCATCTTCGGTTAAAGCCCTGCTGTCGGTATCGTAAATGGCCACATCCGTTTCACTATCCGGTTTCGTGCTGTTTTCCAGCCATACGGTGGACCGGAATCCCTGCTTGGATAATTGTACGCCTGAGTCATTGGCTCCTGTCAGGTCATCCGCCAGTATAAATAATTGCATTGAGGAAAAACTCCTTTAAATGAAAACTGTTTAGTGTGTTATGGTCACATCTGTAGTCTTTTTCTGTGTTCGTTTTGCCAGCCATGCCGTTAAGATCGGGGTCAAAACCGCTGTTACCACAACTGCGGCAGTCACTTGCAGTGTTGCGACAGCAGCAATTTCCTTGTAACCTGTAAAAACAGCTGCAACAGCCAACGGAACCGCAGAAGCGTTACCTGCTGTAGATGCAGCGGCCACACCTGCCACACCGTCTCCCCCTGTGATCCGGTCGGCCAGGAATAAAACCAGTCCCGTAATCACAACAACACCTAGACCCAGAATGATTCCTGAGGTTCCCGCCTGTACCACTTTGGTCAAATCAATTCCTGCACCAAGAGCAAGGGCAAACAATGGGATGATTACGTCAGAAGCTTTACTCAAGAATGTTCTCATGTCCTCATCCAGGTTACCGAGGATCATGCCCAGGATTAAAGGCAGAATCGCAAATACAAAGGCCAATAAAGGAAAACTTGCAAGGCCGGCTACACCAAGAATGAGCATGGTGAAAAATGGTCCTGATTCGAGTGACATAATAGAATAAGCCGCAACGTCTTCATTCCGTTTCCCCAGCTGCCCCATCAGTGCCATGTATAATCCGCCGTTCGTATCGGAAAAAGCGGCTACAATTGCCAGCGCGGATAGTCCAAGAAACAAGTGGTTTTGATCCGGAGCGACGGCTTTTATAAGAAGGGCCACAATAAGAGCAGTCCCAATTTTACCCACCCATAATGATACACCTTTTTTTAAGATATACCCGGTTGCCTCAAACCTGATCGTTGAACCGAGACAAACGTAAAATGCGGCCAATAATGCCGAAGTACCGGTTAAAAGTCCACCAGTAAATGAGCTCTTAAACTCTGGAAGTTCAAACAACTCTGGAAAGAAAGTCTTTATCAGTGCGCCAATCAGCAATGGTACTAGCATCATTCCACCCGGAACACGTTCAATTGTTTTTTTGATATTCATATAATTCAACCTACCTTATGTTTAATTTTTAAACACTTATAAGATTAGAAAACGTTTTCAATTATGATAATAAACCTAAACCCCTAAAACTCGCAATGGAAATGTTTTCATTTGGTTAAAAATGTTTAATTTTTAAACAAAAAAAGAAGCTGAATTTAACTTTTCAGCTTCCTCCATAAAGTGGCACGGGTAATCCCCAATCTTTTTGCTGCTTTTGTCTGATTAAAATCTTCTTCCTCTAGTACGAGACGTATTATTTTTTCCTCAATCTCGTTTAATGTCCCTTTAAGAAAAGGCTCAATGCTATGTTTGTTTTTACTATTTGTTGAATTTAACAGCTGCTGAATGCTTTTTTTCTCGAGAGTATATCCCTTCTCCAAAATAACAGCATCCTTTATAAGGGCTTTAAGCTCCGCCACGTTTCCCGGCCAAGAAAAGTTCTGCAGCTCCTCCAGGGCGTCCTCTTTGATACGCACGGCTGTGGTTCCAAGCTCTTGATGATAAACGGCAATAAAATAAGTTGTCAATTTTTGAATGTCTTT
This genomic stretch from Fictibacillus marinisediminis harbors:
- the brnQ gene encoding branched-chain amino acid transport system II carrier protein — translated: MSTKAQSSHTLVIGLMLFALFFGAGNLIFPAMLGQTAGTNVWIATAGFLITGVGVPLLGVFAFGISGSDDLRAMGNRVHPWFSSLYSFVLYLAIGPLFALPRAGSVSFEIGVKPFLPEDSGHLPLLIFTVVFFSITCALSLNPSKIVDIVGKILTPLKLSFIGVLVAAAFIHPIGPIQAPTKEFVQNSFFKGFQEGYLTMDTLAAFVFGIIIINAIKEKRGSDKKVIARTCAKAATIAAAVLAIVYTSLSYMGASSVSELGHLSNGGEVLSAVANYYFGSLGNVFLGLMITVACLTTSVGLVTACSSYFHSVFPKISYKALAVILSAFSALTANLGLNELIAISVPVLTAIYPLAIMLIFLSFAHNLFKGRSEVYQGSLLFTFIVSLFDGLNAANLSIDGVNSFFSSILPLYDTGLGWILPAIVGALLGYAVSLVRSNGTVLHTDKETRKVS
- a CDS encoding PhzF family phenazine biosynthesis protein is translated as MKPLTYTLVDVFTNQPFSGNQLAVFQDDTGLTTEMMQKIARELNLSETVFVQSPSNPANDKKLRIFTPDVELPMAGHPTLGAGYVMAHKGLLEASEGKNEWIFEEGVGDIPVTVYMENGCVLNVEMNQPMPLFGEYFEDRTLAAELLSLSPEDLPDELPIRTVSTAVPFLFIPVRSLDAMKRISFRTDIWEKYFRQSPSTKHIFTFTAETEMKDSTVHSRMFAPAMGIPEDPATGAASGPLGAYIVEHTDIAQNQQGVYRIRSEQGFEMERPSIIDITIRKEREYEEVKIGGRSVIMGSGELLISQK
- a CDS encoding LysR family transcriptional regulator; its protein translation is MTLLQYQVLKTVVETESFTRAGEKLGLTQSAVSHAIRGLETELELTLMNRGRSGITLTSEGKRMMEYIQEILDLSERMKQEAGLLNGLKIGTIRIGTFPSVSASLLPSILKQFHQAFPGIQTEIYEGGYEEIKQMITSGKIDIGFLTSSTSESLDFIPLMEDHLYILLPDSHELKRRKRISIHEISDEPFIMPKAGCDELIKGLFKENKILPQIFCEIADNQTIMAMVAKELGVSIVPELVLQGDTRKNVAAVTMKENCYRTIGLAVNSLERCSPAAEAFIELAKKSFINN
- the argH gene encoding argininosuccinate lyase, which gives rise to MKTRDEFIHEDGSSFPGKTYEEHLLRHVFNDQRDYLFAEMFAIHRAHVVMLAEQNILARDEAGTILAGVEKVRQIDFRKLNYDPLYEDLFFMMESRLAEEIGADLAGKVHIARSRNDMGVAMYRLVLRSHILTLIQNALLLGEALLEQAKEHAGTVMTAYTHTQPAQPTTLGHYLLAIYDVVIRDIQRLWSAYEGVNRSPLGAAALSTTSFPISRDRVRELLGFGSIVENSYDAIAGGDYLLETATAVMTLMINAGRWIQDLLLQATREFGVIRVADPYVQISSIMPQKRNPVSIEHSRSLASSAAGEAMSAIQMIHNTPFGDIVDTEDDLQPHLYRSYEKASRVLQLMHAVIRTMEVDAEKIGKRANQSCITITELSDVLVRDKGVPFRKAHQIASAVAKQCTSAGKELNEIEVEAANEWISSIYPAALTEEEWKGIVCPREFVKRRKIQGGPNPDEVKRMIAEREEDLFNMEKTLQNKKECLLQADQSLDSAVQNLIAAK
- the pdxA gene encoding 4-hydroxythreonine-4-phosphate dehydrogenase PdxA: MNQNKSIVGITMGDAAGVGPEIILKSLASQEIYDLCRPFVIGDSKILERAKSYVNSGLAIQNITEEELDHLEFEYGTVYTLNLDLVPEDLPVGQVSPIAGHAAFEYLSKAIDLANKGKIDAICTAPLNKEALHKGGHKYPGHTEILAELTGTDEFSMMLSAPNLKVIHVTTHVGIIDAVKMINPERVYRVIKLADETLKKSGIESPKIAVCGINPHAGENGLFGYGEEDEKVIPGVQRAQKEGVNVVGPLPADTLFFRTVRGDFDIVVAMYHDQGHGPVKVLGLDAGVNITVGLPIIRTSVDHGTAFDIAGKGIADEKSMTEALRQAVELAPKRL
- a CDS encoding four-carbon acid sugar kinase family protein translates to MQLFILADDLTGANDSGVQLSKQGFRSTVWLENSTKPDSETDVAIYDTDSRALTEDEAYQRVYQASLHVKNLTDVHVYKKMDSTLRGNVGAELAAVSDAIEPEIVVISAAYPKLGRQTINGFQYVGGTLVDQTEFGQDPKTPVTESGIPALLTKYAEHKISTIDSQLLSRSRKEILANVLEDMDEGKKWFVCDAEKEEHLEKAAQIFASLNKRTLWAGSAGLIEYLPAALKLEVPKPLKKEKAVIRQTLTVSASLSMTTKIQLAKVSTMPDSLMIEMKPADLMKKTYDLQHLIQLINQAQGMRHLVLYVDGSDENRAAAHELGRDLGLHKNQVGEMISRELGIIARSLLDQFPEIAGLVLTGGDTAKAVCSEVGMTQMELWSELEPGLPLGILSDIQRSFLAVTKAGGFGNEDSLVHALNHMTGEVLEHESK
- a CDS encoding 2-keto-3-deoxygluconate permease: MNIKKTIERVPGGMMLVPLLIGALIKTFFPELFELPEFKSSFTGGLLTGTSALLAAFYVCLGSTIRFEATGYILKKGVSLWVGKIGTALIVALLIKAVAPDQNHLFLGLSALAIVAAFSDTNGGLYMALMGQLGKRNEDVAAYSIMSLESGPFFTMLILGVAGLASFPLLAFVFAILPLILGMILGNLDEDMRTFLSKASDVIIPLFALALGAGIDLTKVVQAGTSGIILGLGVVVITGLVLFLADRITGGDGVAGVAAASTAGNASAVPLAVAAVFTGYKEIAAVATLQVTAAVVVTAVLTPILTAWLAKRTQKKTTDVTITH
- a CDS encoding helix-turn-helix domain-containing protein yields the protein MFASISAADLIEKRREETNKGISTLYVHSLHLLDVHLEDLFIQTIFQMKKQGITVIVSISPKEKVLQKIIHHEKITRIRMPALRDRKKDIQKLTTYFIAVYHQELGTTAVRIKEDALEELQNFSWPGNVAELKALIKDAVILEKGYTLEKKSIQQLLNSTNSKNKHSIEPFLKGTLNEIEEKIIRLVLEEEDFNQTKAAKRLGITRATLWRKLKS